From Drosophila suzukii chromosome 2R, CBGP_Dsuzu_IsoJpt1.0, whole genome shotgun sequence, a single genomic window includes:
- the 14-3-3zeta gene encoding 14-3-3 protein zeta isoform X3, which produces MSTVDKEELVQKAKLAEQSERYDDMAQAMKSVTETGVELSNEERNLLSVAYKNVVGARRSSWRVISSIEQKTEASARKQQLAREYRERVEKELREICYEVLGLLDKYLIPKASNPESKVFYLKMKGDYYRYLAEVATGDARNTVVEDSKKAYQEAFDIAKTKMQPTHPIRLGLALNFSVFYYEIINSPARACHLAKQAFDDAIAELDTLNEDSYKDSTLIMQLLRDNLTLWTSDTQGDGDEPQEGGDN; this is translated from the exons atgTCGACAGTCGATAAGGAAGAGCTGGTCCAGAAGGCTAAACTGGCCGAGCAATCAGAACG CTACGATGACATGGCCCAGGCCATGAAATCCGTCACAGAGACTGGCGTTGAGCTCTCAAATGAGGAAAGAAATCTGCTCTCCGTTGCCTACAAAAATGTGGTCGGTGCCCGCAG GTCATCGTGGCGTGTCATCTCCTCCATCGAGCAGAAAACCGAGGCATCCGCTAGAAAACAGCAGCTCGCCCGTGAGTACAGAGAGCGTGTGGAGAAGGAGCTGAGGGAAATCTGCTACGAAGTTTTG GGACTTCTGGACAAATACCTTATTCCAAAAGCGAGCAATCCCGAGAGCAAGGTGTTCTACCTGAAGATGAAGGGTGATTATTACAGGTATTTAGCCGAGGTTGCCACAGGAGACGCACGCAACA CCGTCGTTGAGGACTCGAAAAAAGCCTATCAGGAGGCGTTCGATATTGCAAAAACCAAAATGCAGCCCACACATCCAATCAGATTAGGTCTTGCACTCAACTTTTCCGTCTTCTATTACGAAATTATCAATTCACCAGCGAGGGCTTGTCACTTAGCTAAACAG GCGTTCGATGATGCGATAGCCGAGCTGGACACACTCAACGAGGACTCCTACAAGGACTCGACACTCATCATGCAGCTGTTGAGGGACAACCTGACCCTCTGGACGTCCGACACCCAAGGCGACGGCGATGAGCCTCAGGAGGGCGGCGACAACTAA
- the 14-3-3zeta gene encoding 14-3-3 protein zeta isoform X1, with protein sequence MSTVDKEELVQKAKLAEQSERYDDMAQAMKSVTETGVELSNEERNLLSVAYKNVVGARRSSWRVISSIEQKTEASARKQQLAREYRERVEKELREICYEVLGLLDKYLIPKASNPESKVFYLKMKGDYYRYLAEVATGDARNTVVDDSQTAYQDAFDISKGKMQPTHPIRLGLALNFSVFYYEILNSPDKACQLAKQAFDIAKTKMQPTHPIRLGLALNFSVFYYEIINSPARACHLAKQAFDDAIAELDTLNEDSYKDSTLIMQLLRDNLTLWTSDTQGDGDEPQEGGDN encoded by the exons atgTCGACAGTCGATAAGGAAGAGCTGGTCCAGAAGGCTAAACTGGCCGAGCAATCAGAACG CTACGATGACATGGCCCAGGCCATGAAATCCGTCACAGAGACTGGCGTTGAGCTCTCAAATGAGGAAAGAAATCTGCTCTCCGTTGCCTACAAAAATGTGGTCGGTGCCCGCAG GTCATCGTGGCGTGTCATCTCCTCCATCGAGCAGAAAACCGAGGCATCCGCTAGAAAACAGCAGCTCGCCCGTGAGTACAGAGAGCGTGTGGAGAAGGAGCTGAGGGAAATCTGCTACGAAGTTTTG GGACTTCTGGACAAATACCTTATTCCAAAAGCGAGCAATCCCGAGAGCAAGGTGTTCTACCTGAAGATGAAGGGTGATTATTACAGGTATTTAGCCGAGGTTGCCACAGGAGACGCACGCAACA CCGTTGTCGATGACTCGCAAACCGCTTACCAGGATGCATTTGACATTAGCAAGGGTAAAATGCAGCCAACACATCCCATCCGTTTGGGTCTGGCCCTTAACTTCTCAGTCTTCTACTATGAGATTTTGAACTCACCAGACAAAGCTTGCCAATTGGCTAAACAG GCGTTCGATATTGCAAAAACCAAAATGCAGCCCACACATCCAATCAGATTAGGTCTTGCACTCAACTTTTCCGTCTTCTATTACGAAATTATCAATTCACCAGCGAGGGCTTGTCACTTAGCTAAACAG GCGTTCGATGATGCGATAGCCGAGCTGGACACACTCAACGAGGACTCCTACAAGGACTCGACACTCATCATGCAGCTGTTGAGGGACAACCTGACCCTCTGGACGTCCGACACCCAAGGCGACGGCGATGAGCCTCAGGAGGGCGGCGACAACTAA
- the 14-3-3zeta gene encoding 14-3-3 protein zeta isoform X2, with product MSTVDKEELVQKAKLAEQSERYDDMAQAMKSVTETGVELSNEERNLLSVAYKNVVGARRSSWRVISSIEQKTEASARKQQLAREYRERVEKELREICYEVLGLLDKYLIPKASNPESKVFYLKMKGDYYRYLAEVATGDARNTVVDDSQTAYQDAFDISKGKMQPTHPIRLGLALNFSVFYYEILNSPDKACQLAKQAFDDAIAELDTLNEDSYKDSTLIMQLLRDNLTLWTSDTQGDGDEPQEGGDN from the exons atgTCGACAGTCGATAAGGAAGAGCTGGTCCAGAAGGCTAAACTGGCCGAGCAATCAGAACG CTACGATGACATGGCCCAGGCCATGAAATCCGTCACAGAGACTGGCGTTGAGCTCTCAAATGAGGAAAGAAATCTGCTCTCCGTTGCCTACAAAAATGTGGTCGGTGCCCGCAG GTCATCGTGGCGTGTCATCTCCTCCATCGAGCAGAAAACCGAGGCATCCGCTAGAAAACAGCAGCTCGCCCGTGAGTACAGAGAGCGTGTGGAGAAGGAGCTGAGGGAAATCTGCTACGAAGTTTTG GGACTTCTGGACAAATACCTTATTCCAAAAGCGAGCAATCCCGAGAGCAAGGTGTTCTACCTGAAGATGAAGGGTGATTATTACAGGTATTTAGCCGAGGTTGCCACAGGAGACGCACGCAACA CCGTTGTCGATGACTCGCAAACCGCTTACCAGGATGCATTTGACATTAGCAAGGGTAAAATGCAGCCAACACATCCCATCCGTTTGGGTCTGGCCCTTAACTTCTCAGTCTTCTACTATGAGATTTTGAACTCACCAGACAAAGCTTGCCAATTGGCTAAACAG GCGTTCGATGATGCGATAGCCGAGCTGGACACACTCAACGAGGACTCCTACAAGGACTCGACACTCATCATGCAGCTGTTGAGGGACAACCTGACCCTCTGGACGTCCGACACCCAAGGCGACGGCGATGAGCCTCAGGAGGGCGGCGACAACTAA